The genomic window aaaaaaaacagaatttttttttacaaatctgacttcaaagGGGAGAATATCAAATCAAAACTAGGAAATGGAACATGTGATATCACAACagaaaccaaagaaataaaaaagaataatcaggATATATTGTGTAAAAATATCCTAAAAACTGAGAACACAAAAGTAATATAGAACAATATACTCAAAAAACATAAGATACCCAAAATAGAAGATTAAATTTATATCTTAACATCAGGAAAAGGAAGTGGAATTATCACAAAAAAACTACCAAAGTGTGGTGGGAGAGCAAAgcccttttttaattatttcacataatcaacttcaaaatataatttattcccaaattaatacaaattattctcaaaattttaattattttcaaaaaaatattttatttgaattttgttctGAGACAAATATaagctttattttcattttgttttttgtttttgttttttgttttttgcaaggcaatggaattaaatgacttgcctaaggtcacatacctaggtaaATATTGTATGTCTGAacatggatttgaaatcaggacctcctgattccatgaCTAGTGCTCTAGCCAATATGCTACCTGGCTGCCCTGAAAAATACTGTCAATAAAATTCCAGGGAAGAATAAAACAGAGAAGAACAatggaaacaaatatttttaatggtcataatttttataaaaaatttcaaTGTAATCCTGTCAAATATCTTAAGGAAATTTTTCTTACAAATTATTCATTATAAGAAAAATGGTTCTACCATTAGAAAAACAACCTGCATTAGTCAcactaaaaacaaatatatacaaaaccatatgactatttcaatagatgcaaaaaaaaacttttgcaaagtgTAACATTAATCTATGCTAAAAATTCTACCAGAGTCTAGGCATGAAGGGTCCCTTTTcaagtaataaaatatttattttaaatgaaaagcaaGCATCAAATGCAAtggagaaaaatgataatttttttttaaaataaatataggagCAAAGCTAGGATAAGCCTACTTCCCTACTATTATCTGATGTATAGTTCTGGAAATGCTAGAAAtgtcaataaaaagaaattcatggtagaaagataagaaaaacaaagaattaaagtatttctattttctaagaTTGTAGAATGTAAAAGTGGAAGATCCAAAACAATCAACAAAGATACTGCTAAGACACctattattttccttaaattttcagACTACATGACAGACAGAGGCAAGATGATGGAGTAAAAGCAGGAACTCTTCTGAGCTCTCCCCAAGACActctaaatatctttaaatactcattctaaattttttctagagtgacagaacctgcaaaaagactgagtgaaacaattttccagcctgaTCATTTGGAAGATGGGGGAAGGGCCAGCTACACTAGGGTGAGAAAGTAGTAGAGGGCAATCCAGGTCCAATGGGAACAAACCAACTCCAGCAATCCAGTAGCTAGAAGCAGAGCAACTGgatcaaaaaggactttgaaaatgtagtaagggaggtagaggaaaaattgggaagagaaatgagagtgatgtggaaaatcatggaaaccaaTCAACAATTTAGTAAAGGATAtaacaaaaaaaactgaagaaaataatcatcttaaaaaccaactgaaccaaatggaaaaagaagtccaaaaaaaaaaaacagtgaggaaaagaatgctttaaaaaagcagaattgaccaaatggaaaaggagatacaaaagttcactgaagaaaataattccttaaaatatagaatggagcaaagggaaactgactttgtgagaaatcagagcaataaaccaaaacaaaagaatgaaaaactagaaaaaaatatgaaatatctcattggaaaaacaattggcCTGGAAAATCAATTCAGGAGagctaatttaaaattattggacaacttgaaaacaaaaataaaaaaaaatcctgggggCAGCTTGATGGTGTAGTGAATGgaacactggtcctgaagtcaggaggacctgacactgaaaaattacctagctgtgtgactgtgggcaagtcacttatccccactgctttccaaaaaacaaacaaaaaaaattgcctagacatcatctttctaGAATTTATCTAGGAAGGCTAcccagatattctagaagcagagggtaaaatagaaattgtaatAATTCGCTGATTACCTTATGAAAAGATATTACAAAAGGAAAACTTGAaagaatattatatccaaatttcagaacttccacatcaagaaaatattgaagttttctttttctagaaagaagcaatttaaatatcttgGGACCAAGTAGCAATTCTAATCAATGCAAAGATCCAATTCCAAGGATGAAAAATACTGATTGCTTGCAAgggagaaatgatgaactctgcATGCAGTTTCACTTACGTaatctttcttgcttttttttagcAAGACTAATAGactaatatattttgcatgattttccATATATAATTGACATCATATTGTTTACCTActaaagggatggaagaaagtctggaggaaaagagaaaattggtagctcatttttttaaaatgaatgttaaattaagtatattatttaaaaaagaaaaatcaatacaacataaaaagtaaaattataattgtGAAACATATTAATATTTCTGAAGTGCAAccagagaaattttaaaagaaaatttttatctttaaatacttatatcagcagaaagaaaaaaaaagaaataatcagtgtactaaatataatgggaaaatataatctggaaaatctaTAGATTAATAATCccaataaacaaaaaagtaagcCTTCCAAAGTCAAAGAAGaggttttaaaaattggagaccagactaattagaaaacaaatagtGAAGTGGCAAGACAGCAGCAGCAGAGGACACACGTGAGcaagaacaaaaagaaacataTAAGTTGACCAGTTCATTGATTTGTTTGCTTGATTATAcatctttgttataaggaaaggCTACTACTTGACCATTGACCAGTGTGGAATTAGGTAgtgatagatattttaaaaaataatatcagtGAAGCATGGTTAAAATTTCCCTGATAAAAGGAAGGATAAGTGCAGGAGGAGCTacaaatagaagaatttttattactattttgctAATATGTATataggtacacacacacatataatatataatatatatatatatatatatatatataaacatgttatgTGTATCTCTATATGCATATAAGTGTAACAGTGTACATAAATTCTTGAATAATTTCACAGCAGCTCTTATAGATTCAATTATAGGGATGGTCCTGTGCAGATGATCCCCAAATAAAGAGATTCAGCTCTTTCTTGACTTCTAGTTCCACATTGTCAAGTATTTTCTTGTTATTCTACCTGATATACTATCAGTAACTAAAACTCATAAAGAGTACTGTATTGTCCTCATTCCCTCAGTCAATCTTCTtaacttctccatttcttttgataGTGTAACATTGTTTCCAATGATGCTGGTTTCAGACTTTGAACAATTTACATTtgacatctttattttaaaaaatcccatcTTTGTAACATTTCTCTCATTTTGACTCTCTTGGCTTATATCCTAATTCAAACCTCTGATAACCTTTCTCCAGAATCATTGTCAGAGTCTCTCCTAATTGGTATCACTAAagtcaattttttccctttcctgatCTCTATGTCTTTATATTGCTTAGTAGTCTCAGAACATTCACCTTCTGGCATAATACtctaaagacaaaaatagttAAGGCATTGAAATCATAgaacataaactctttgaagtcagttactggtttttttttatttgtatctggAACATCTAtcaggaaaaaagttaaaataaggtATCCAACACATTGGATAGACCCCAtatggaaaaattaaacaaagaaacTTAACAAGAGCCCTTTAGGATGGACATCAATGATTGGGTTATAacctatattatttttaaaaaactaccaaATTGAAGAGATATCAAACTCTTTTGGAGATAGTATTTAACCTGATAATACATTGTTCTTTAGAACAAACCAATGATTCCATCAGTGCACTAAAGGACTTGATATATTTTTGTTGAAGTGTTGAATTGAATCATTGCTTCCTTGACAATGGTGTATGCATTTTAGGATGTGTATATACCAAAGCTATGCCTGTATGCATTCAAGAACGGGGTTGATGCATGGGAAAATGAATTCAACAGTGACACTGGACTCTGTAATCTCCCacatttattctttgttctcccaCTGATATTGGGTTGCAAAACATTGTCTCTCTGTCTATGCCTGGCACTCTGTGCTCAGACTAGATTCTAAAAATCTCTCATCACATAAACCACCCACTTTCAGAATCTTCATAATGATATATATACATGATCACATATGTATCTCAAAACAATATGGTGAATTAAGTACAATAAGTATTActgtccctattttacaaattaagacaTGAGGCTCATTAAAGTTAAATTAATGGACCAGATCTATATAGTTAATATCAGAAGTAGTTCTTCTTGGCTCCTAAACCCACAATATCTATTTGCCATACTGCCTTATGATTCCTGGTATAATATTACTGGTATTTTGTCCACTTGTCTCATGAAATGTTTCTATTGAATACAAACATGGGTTAGGGGAAAATCCAAATACAAGTTTGAAAGGCATTTAGCTCTGAGAATAGCATTCAGCCCATATCCATGGTCATGTCAACCATAATTTAACCATATATTCACACAATTATTTTCCAGCAGTTCTGACATGCTAATATTATAGAATTTTGTGAGAAAACTTTCCTCTAGTGATAAATTTCTGGATGGCAATCTGAACATCCCTGTTTCTGAGGCTATAAACCATGGGATTCAGCAAGGGAGTGATAACAGTATAAATCACTGTTACCAACTGATCTTTGTCAGATGTGACCTTGGTTGATGGTCTCAAGTAGACAAAGGATGCACATCCATAATGGACTATAACTACTGTGAGGTGGGAGGCACAAGTAGAAAAGGCCTTCCGCTTCCCTTCAGTGGATGGAATCCTCAATATAGTGTTAACAATGAAGCCATAGGAGATGCAGACAAGAATCCAGGGGACCACAAGCACCAGGACACCACAGACAAATATAATCATCTCAGTGAGATGGGTGTCACCACAGGCAAGGTGAATAAGAGGTGAAATATCACAGAAATAATGGTTGATCCTGTTTGAGTTACAGAAGGGAAGATTGAAGACCAAGACTGTGCAAACCATTGAGATCAGTAATCCATTCACCCCACAAGTAGCTGCTAACAATCTGCAGGTCCTCCAATTCATGAGCACTGGGTAGTGCAAAGGGTGGCAGATGGCAGCATACCGATCATAACCCATTACACTCAACAATAAACAGTTGGTgatagcaaaagaaagaaaagaaaccatttGGATAGCACAACTAGTGTAGGAGATGGCTCTGAGAACAGAAAGCAAATTGAGAAGCATCTTGGGCAAAATGACAAAGGTATAACAAGTCTCAGAGACAGAAAGgacacctaaaaaaaagtacatggggGTGTGAAGGTTGTGCTCAAGGAGGATGACTGTAACAATGGTGATGTTTCCACACAGTATGATTATGTAAAGgctgaaaaagaaagcaaaaagaacaATTTGTAGTTCCTGAAGATTTGAAAATCCCAGCAATAGGAATTCAGTGACCATAGTAAAGTTCTCTAGAGGAAGCTGTTCCCAGGAAATGAGCTGTAGAAAAgagcaagaagtaaaaatgatgAACTAGTTCTATAGACTGAGGGAACTGgggcatatttatatttatatttacttttctacttttcactatcctattttctttcaataaaacaattaagtaaggtgaaaagaaaaatgaagagaagtcTAAATGAAAGGGGATAGAAGCTCTAACAGATATTATTATAGTAATGAGGGAAGCTATCATACTGAAGGGATTCCAGTGGAATGAACAACTGAAGAATtgaagatggtgagaaaatagtatcTTTAAGTATATGGAGAGTTGTGATGTAGTAGAGGGATTAGATTGATTTTCACTTAATGAGAGAGGGCAGAACTAGTAGCAATACACAGAGGCTGCAGAGAAGATTTTAGcaaatatataaggaaaattattCTTAGTAAAGttgaaaacataaaagataaatattgcTGTGCTCCTGTGACTTTTCATAGACATTCAGAAGAAGAGCTGTGGCAAAACAAGCATTGAGACTGAAAGGGGCCATTAAGATACAAGAAGCTGAAGATGTGAACCTGAGAACAAAAGGATAGAAGTAAGATAGATGAGTGGTAAAGCAGTACATCGAACCTGAGACCAGGGAGGACAAACTAGCAATTaagaaatttatgaataaataacaCAAATGGAGTCCAATAAGTAATGCTTCTTTCCCTGGATTTCCCAAAGATAGTGATAACTGTGTCTGGGAGTCCTGTCacagtcatttttattttgcttaattgtttctatttctttattacttgataatattattaataaattacaaaaacaaCCAATAATGATTATTGACTAAGACTATAAGTTTGAGAATTGGGTTGAAGAGAAGAGAATTTAGGGTGTAGATTAAATGATAGCTCTGTTTTATACAAAGGAGAACAAGACAAAGTTGTTTAATTTCCATGTAAGCTATGATCAGCTCTAAAATTTTGCTTGCAAaatcttgcttctttccttctgttacagTCACCACACTAAGGATGCTATTGattagttttcatattttttccaaaatttatatatgtgtatgcaagAGAGATAGACAGTGacaaagggacagagagaaaaaaggaaataataggaaGAAAGTGATCTTATATGTGAAATGTTTTTAATCACTATTTTTGtagtaataataaaatcaaagatttctCCCCATACCTTTAGTAACTGCCTTTTGCCTCTTcagaaaagaatttatttctcAATGCCATAAATATTGTGTCATTTCTCCCAAAGGTATCTTAACTGTACAATAGATTTACACCAGTTGTTTTTCTCAACTTTGATCTCTTCAGATCCATTTCTAACTCCTCTATAAACATTACAGCACtatgatatttaaagaaattttacatatataaacataaacacataaaaatatacatatacatatgtcaAATGCATGTGTAATTGcagtcattttccttctttcttctccattattattttagttttctcattaaaTGTAATAAGGTTCATTTTCCTTAGTTTGACCTCTTGCCAAGAAATTTTTGAATGCTTTTATTACACttccttcaaataataaaaaaattctaatagtCACACCTTTGCTCAAATAATCTCAGTGGATTCTTATTGACTGTGGAATAAAATACAGTCTCTTTCAGTCTCACCTTCTAGTTCCCATTTACCTTTCCAACTCAATTAATAGTCCTTCACTTGACTCACTCTGCATTCTAGTTTTTTACCATCTTTTGACAAGTCCTCAAGTTTATCAAAAATTCTCACTATTCAAAATTACTGTCCCTCATACCTAGAATTATTCTCACTCACctattttttgaaattcttcattTCCATGAATGCTGCCATTTTGTCCTCAGTTAACTAAAAAATAGTCTGCTTCAAATTACCCTAAAATAATTGGTCAACATTTAACTTTATACAATCTACCTTATCTCAGACTGTCTGACATTTCAGTAAATTCTTCACCTGTAGATTTTAAGTTACTTGAGGTAAGAAACAGGTTtgttttatttcaagttttagGTCCTGTGCATGATGTTCATCAATACTTTCTTGTTTCCAACTAATTAGCCTTCTGGcttttcatttttacttatttgaagaaaatatatgctagaaaaattattagaagcaaatattaaaagcaaaaaaagcttttgaggagagacaggataaaaaggaaaaaaagaagaatatacaAAAACAGGCAGGAGGAAAATACATAGCTAGTTAGAATGACTAtcaaattgttgttcagttgttcagccATGTACAAGTCTATGTGATCTTTAGACTTTGTCCACAGGATTTTCTTGGAAATGATAATaaggtggtttgtcatttcattcttctgtgtatccccattttagaaatgaagaactgATACAAataagggtaaagtgacttgctcaagataaCTCAGTAAGTacctgaggacaaatttgaatttgGAACTTCCTGAGTCCAAGCCCAGTGTCACACCACCTACCTTCCCTAAACTACTAAATAGAAGTGATAAAacttattgtgaaaataaaagttCATTCAATTAATAAAgtcacagaatatcagagttaAGAAGGATTATTTATGTTACCAAATCAAACATACATCTGAATAATAAATTCATCTGCAACATCACTAACAAGAAATCAGTGAGTCTTAACTTGAAGATGTCCAGTTAGAAGAAATATCCCTTCTGTCAAGGCAATACATTACTATATTGGAGTGCTCTAATTGtcagaagaatttgttttcttataaataagtaaataagtcaAATAAATCAAAGTTGATTTCCTGCTACTTCTGGCCACTGCTCCTTTTTCTGTCCCCTGGGACCATGAAGAACAAGGTAATCCATCTTTCACAGTACCATGCTTTCTCCCCCCATTCAGGTCCACAATACATATTAAATAATCCAGAACAAGTTTCAAAGCTTCTCACTACCCTCTTCATCTTTATTTGAATATGCTACAGCTTGATCCATGGCGTAATTCTCTCATGCTTATAGACTTTGGACACTTAATATAATACTTCTCTTAAGCtcctgtctttctatctctactTTTTGATTCATTTATGCCAATTCCCTCTTTCTCCAATTGCCTCCTCTCCAATTTCCACCTATGAAAATGAAACCCATTTTTTAAGACCTAGTTTAAATGCCACCTCCTCTAGGAACTATTTCCTTACCTTCTTAGCTTGAagtgttttcttcctctgaaattttttcacatatatgtgtgtgtgtgtatgtgtgtgtgtgtgtgtatctgtgtccATATCTCAACTATCCAAATAGGCAGTTGGTACTTTAATGAAAGTGattgtattttatttactatttatttcttgatgtctatTACAGTGTCTGATCCAAATGACCTAAATGAttttgatgaataaatgaatgaatgcatattAGATAGTTTGATCCTATGTTaaaaatcccagctctgctactttTTTGCTGAATACCTCCAACAGGATACTTAATATCTTGAAGCTTTgttattttttgatttgttttgtttgtttttgtttttttcttttgcattagtAAAATATGAAAGTCATAGAAGATGATCATTAAGGCTACTATCAGCTCAAAATTTTGTTCCCTTGCTATCTGTTCCCAAGGCTAATGACACTAATCCagatggaggagaaggagggaaactcattgccttttcttcctGTTATATTACTTTGTAAATGTGTCGTCAAGTATTTTGCATGAATAACTTGCTGTGACTTTTCAGCAAGAATGAAAACTACTTAAAACTAGAGAAAGGTGATATCTCTGTGTGCAAATGTTTGTGTGTAAAATTATATAGATAGAAAAGTCCTTTATCTttcaatatatatgcatatataatatagttgaaatgtaaaataaattgttaaaatacacacacacaatatatatatatatatatatatatatatatatatatactcacatagaCATATAAGTTGAGAAatccatataaaataaaatactgaatcaCAAGAATTAAaatctattatcttatttgatccctacaataattcagagaaatataCTATTATTCATTGCTAAATATAGTTGGACTGGGAGTTGGAATTCCTTAaaactctaaaattctttaaacttagttttatggaaaataaaattaagaccCAGAGACAGTAAGTGATTTGTCAAAGCTTGAAAAGCTGGCAATTCAGGTCAGGAAGATAATCTAGATTGTCTGACAGTGAGCCCTTTACTTTCTCTAAAGCATTTTCAAGGACAGAACAGAGTTGCTTGTTTAGACACCACAGCCAATCTAAATTACATGCCAATGGAGGATGAAGTCAGTGCCAGTACTGG from Macrotis lagotis isolate mMagLag1 chromosome 2, bilby.v1.9.chrom.fasta, whole genome shotgun sequence includes these protein-coding regions:
- the LOC141512007 gene encoding LOW QUALITY PROTEIN: olfactory receptor 10R2-like (The sequence of the model RefSeq protein was modified relative to this genomic sequence to represent the inferred CDS: inserted 1 base in 1 codon) → MAIPWLSSLSRKLCSLWIPLSFLNLGTSFXTVSKMKSLNIDELISWEQLPLENFTMVTEFLLLGFSNLQELQIVLFAFFFSLYIIILCGNITIVTVILLEHNLHTPMYFFLGVLSVSETCYTFVILPKMLLNLLSVLRAISYTSCAIQMVSFLSFAITNCLLLSVMGYDRYAAICHPLHYPVLMNWRTCRLLAATCGVNGLLISMVCTVLVFNLPFCNSNRINHYFCDISPLIHLACGDTHLTEMIIFVCGVLVLVVPWILVCISYGFIVNTILRIPSTEGKRKAFSTCASHLTVVIVHYGCASFVYLRPSTKVTSDKDQLVTVIYTVITPLLNPMVYSLRNRDVQIAIQKFITRGKFSHKIL